A single region of the Pararge aegeria chromosome 18, ilParAegt1.1, whole genome shotgun sequence genome encodes:
- the LOC120631566 gene encoding 23 kDa integral membrane protein-like, producing the protein MGCGEFLVKYILFFANLFFALAGIALLGLGVAVELKWSQAADFLDNSPIVQLTPIGAIVIGCIVFVVAFFGCCGAIRESNCMLITYAIFMIVLMVLKITLATLIFVKQDALLADIPKWLGDAFTKDKQAFQQIERTFECCGVSGPESYLSLTLPDSCCAGTPCTIVNAHPGCTKVVGDFLQTFGLAIGAVAIVIVAVELVAVVFGLCLANHARNKSRRTRY; encoded by the exons CTAGCGGGCATCGCGTTGCTCGGGCTGGGCGTGGCGGTGGAGCTGAAGTGGTCTCAGGCGGCTGACTTCCTGGATAACTCGCCCATAGTCCAGCTCACGCCCATCGGTGCCATCGTCATCGGCTGCATCGTGTTCGTCGTGGCCTTCTTCGGCTGCTGCGGTGCCATCCGGGAGAGCAACTGCATGCTCATCACT TATGCGATCTTCATGATAGTGCTGATGGTGCTGAAGATCACGTTGGCGACACTGATCTTCGTGAAGCAGGACGCGCTGCTGGCAGACATCCCCAAGTGGCTCGGCGACGCCTTCACCAAGGACAAACAAGCCTTCCAACAGATAGAGCGAACT TTCGAGTGCTGCGGCGTGTCAGGGCCGGAGTCCTACTTGAGCCTGACGCTGCCCGATTCCTGCTGCGCTGGAACTCCGTGCACCATCGTCAACGCGCACCCTGGATGCACTAAGGTTGTGGGCGACTTCCTTCAGACATTCGGTCTGGCCATCGGCGCTGTCGCAATCGTCATCGTTGCTGTTGAG TTGGTGGCGGTGGTGTTCGGGTTGTGCCTGGCGAACCACGCGCGCAACAAGAGCAGAAGAACGCGTTACTAA